The Pyxidicoccus trucidator genomic sequence GCGCGCCATCGTCCGGGGCACGCGGCGGCTGCTGGAGTCCGGGAGCGTCCGCGCGGACGACATCCTCGGCGTCAACTGCAGCTCCCAGTGGTCCGGCACCGTGGCCGTGGACGCGGCGGGCAAGCCCCTGTGTCCCGCCCTCATCTGGATGGACTCGCGCGGCGCGGCCCTGGTGCGGCGCGCGGCCAACGGCTTCATTCCGATTGAGGGCTACGGCCTCCGCCGCCTGCTCACCTGGATTCGCCTGACCGGCGGGGTGCCCAGCCTGTCCGGCAAGGACCCGGTGGGCCACATCCTGTACCTCCAGAGCGCGCACCCCGACATCTACCGGAACACCTACAAGTTCCTGGAGCCCAAGGACTGGCTCAACCTGCGGCTGAGCGGCCGCTTCGCCGCCTCGTACGACTCCATCACCCTGCACTGGGTGACGGACAACCGCGCGTTGAGCCGCGTCGTCTATGACGAGCGCCTGCTGGAGATGACGGGCCTGGAGCGAGAGAAGCTGCCGGACCTGGTGCCCGCCGCCACGGTGCTCGGCCCGCTGCAGCCGGAGGCCGCGCGGGCGCTGGGACTGCGCGAGGACGTACAGGTGGTGACGGGCGCTCCGGACATCCTCGCCGCCGCCGTGGGCTCGGGCGCGGTGAGAGATTACGAGCCGCACCTGTGCGTGGGCACGTCGTCGTGGCTGAGCTGCCACGTGCCCTACAAGAAGACGGACCTCTTCCACCAGATGGCCTCCGTGCCCTCCGCGCTGCCGGGGCGCTACCTGCTGGCCAACGAGCAGGAGTCCGCGGGCATCTGCCTCACCTTCCTCAAGGACAACATCCTCTACGGCCGCGACACGACGCCCGGAGCCCCCGTGGCGGAGGACGACTCGGCGGAGGTCTACAAGCTGATGGAGCGCCAGGCCGGGAGCGTCCCCGCCGGCAGCGACCAGCTCATCTTCATGCCGTGGCTCAACGGCGAGCGCAGCCCCGTGGACGACAAGTCGCTGCGCGGTGGCTTCTTCAACCAGTCCCTCAAGACGACGCGAGCCCACATGGTGCGCGCGGTGATGGAGGGCGTGGCCTACAACTCGCGCTGGCTGTTCACCTACGTGGAGCAGTTCGTGGGCCGCCGGCTGGACTCGCTGCGCATCATCGGCGGCGGCGCGCG encodes the following:
- a CDS encoding xylulokinase — protein: MSHAGDKSILAIDLGTSAVKLAVVSVRGRILGGEVEPLELSLLPDGGAEQDPEAWWRAIVRGTRRLLESGSVRADDILGVNCSSQWSGTVAVDAAGKPLCPALIWMDSRGAALVRRAANGFIPIEGYGLRRLLTWIRLTGGVPSLSGKDPVGHILYLQSAHPDIYRNTYKFLEPKDWLNLRLSGRFAASYDSITLHWVTDNRALSRVVYDERLLEMTGLEREKLPDLVPAATVLGPLQPEAARALGLREDVQVVTGAPDILAAAVGSGAVRDYEPHLCVGTSSWLSCHVPYKKTDLFHQMASVPSALPGRYLLANEQESAGICLTFLKDNILYGRDTTPGAPVAEDDSAEVYKLMERQAGSVPAGSDQLIFMPWLNGERSPVDDKSLRGGFFNQSLKTTRAHMVRAVMEGVAYNSRWLFTYVEQFVGRRLDSLRIIGGGARSPLWCQIHADVLGRTIQQVDEPVLANARGAAFQAAVALGQLTVEEIPSLVSIAHTYEPDPKNRALYDELFREFVNLYKANKAIFARLNRARSA